GCAAGGGGCCAGTGATTTACAAGCAAGAGCGCGTGACCCAGTATAACCGTCGGTTCAAGATTTGGAAGTTCCGTACCATGGTGACGGATGCGGATAAAAAAGGAAGTCTGGTGACTTCTGCTAATGATAGCCGCATCACCAAGGTTGGCAATTTCATCCGCCGTGTCCGTTTGGACGAACTACCTCAGTTGGTCAATGTTCTTAAAGGTGAGATGTCTTTTGTAGGTACACGACCTGAAGTGCCACGCTACACAGAGCAGTATAGCCCTGAAATGATGGCGACCTTGCTCTTGCCAGCAGGGATTACCTCTCCAGCCAGCATTCACTACAAGGATGAGGACACTATCATCAGTCAAATGACGGAGAAAGGTCTGTCGGTTGACCAAGCCTATGTCGAACACGTCCTTCCTGAAAAGATGCGCTATAACCTCGCCTATCTCCGAGAGTTTAGTTTCCTTGGAGACATCAAAATCATGTTTCAAACCGTGTTTGAAGTGCTAAAATAAAGTAGTCATGAGGAAATGAGTACAGATAAAAGGAGCAAATCAATGCCAAATTACAATATTCCATTTTCACCACCCGATATTACAGAAGCAGAAATTGCTGAAGTAGCAGATACCCTACGTTCTGGTTGGATCACAACAGGTCCTAAGACAAAAGAACTAGAGCGTCGCTTGTCTCTTTACACACAGACACCTAAGACTGTCTGTCTCAACTCTGCGACTGCCGCTCTGGAGTTGATTTTACGCGCTTTGGAAGTGGGACCTGGGGATGAAGTCATCGTTCCAGCCATGACCTATACAGCTTCATGTAGTGTCATCACTCACGTAGGGGCGACCCCTGTCATGGTGGATATCCAAGCAGATACGTTTGAGATGGACTATGACTTGCTTGAGCAAGCCATTACAGAAAAGACCAAGGTGATCATCCCGGTAGAGCTTGCAGGGATTATCTGCGACTATGATCGTTTGTTCCAAGTAGTGGAAAAGAAACGTGACCTCTTTACTGCTTCAAGCAAGTGGCAAAAAGCCTTTAACCGTATCGTGATTGTCTCTGATAGTGCCCATGCTTTGGGATCTACTTACAAGGGTCAACCGGCTGGTTCTATCGCTGACTTTACTTCCTTCTCATTCCATGCCGTTAAGAACTTTACAACAGCTGAGGGAGGAAGTGCTACTTGGAAAGCCAATCCAGCGATTGACGACGAAGAGATGTACAAGGAATTCCAAATCCTTTCCCTTCACGGACAAACTAAAGATGCTCTTGCCAAGATGCAACTAGGCTCATGGGAATACGATATCGTAACTCCTGCCTACAAGTGCAATATGACAGATATCATGGCTTCACTTGGTTTGGTACAATTGGACCGCTATCCAAATTTGTTGCAACGTCGTAAGGACATTGTGAACCGCTATGATCGTGGTTTTGCAGGTTCTCGTATCCATCCATTGGCACACAAGACTAATACTGTCGAATCTTCACGCCATCTCTACATCACCCATGTAGAAGGAGCGAGCTTAGAAGAACGCAACCTCATCATCCAAGAATTAGCCAAAGCAGGAATTGCAAGTAACGTCCACTACAAACCACTTCCGCTCTTGACAGCCTATAAGAATCTTGGCTTTGATATGGCCAATTATCCTAAGGCCTATGCCTTCTTTGAAAATGAAATTACGCTTCCTCTTCACACTAAATTAAGCGATGAAGAAGTTGATTACATCGTTAAGACTTTGGTGAGAATTTCCGAAGAAATTCTTGGTTCTGAAAAAAATCATAAAAAAATCTTGACAAAAAGCGGACAATAGCATATAATATTCTCAATAAATCAGAAAAGTAACTATATTTGATCTTCAGGGAGCCTGTGGAGATTGTGAACAGGTGGTTGAAAGTAGTGAAAGTGGGCTGATTTTAAAAATGAATTTGAAACAATGAAAATTCGGTGCGCACACCTTACAGTGCAACTTGTTGTTAGACAAGGTAGAGATGTAAAGGGGGATAGTCCCTTTATAATTGAGGTGGCACCGCGTTACCAACGCCCTCACATGGAATTTAATTCTGTGTGTGGGCTTTTTTCTATCCCTCATTTTGTTTATCTTTTATTAGGGCCTTAAGTCGCTTTGATGAACTTGAGTTCTATCTACAGCTCCTTGGCTACTATTAAAAGCAAACAAAAGGTCAAATGAATACAGAAAGAGGAAATTTTTATGACAACTAAAGGTTATTTTGGACAATTTGGTGGTAGTTTTGTACCGGAGCCGATTCAGGCTTTGTTGGATGAGTTGGAAGTGACATTTGAAAAGTACAAGGATGATCCAGAATTTTTGGCAGAATTTCGCCATTACTTAAAGGACTATTCAGGTCGCGAAACACCGCTCTATTTTGCAGAAAGTTTGACAAAGCACCTAGGTGGAGCTAAGATTTATCTCAAACGTGAAGACCTTAACCACCTTGGTTCTCACAAGCTCAACAACGTTTTAGGGCAAATCCTTCTTGCCAAACGTATGGGCAAAAAACGAGTGATTGCGGAAACAGGAGCTGGTCAG
This window of the Streptococcus sp. 116-D4 genome carries:
- a CDS encoding DegT/DnrJ/EryC1/StrS family aminotransferase translates to MPNYNIPFSPPDITEAEIAEVADTLRSGWITTGPKTKELERRLSLYTQTPKTVCLNSATAALELILRALEVGPGDEVIVPAMTYTASCSVITHVGATPVMVDIQADTFEMDYDLLEQAITEKTKVIIPVELAGIICDYDRLFQVVEKKRDLFTASSKWQKAFNRIVIVSDSAHALGSTYKGQPAGSIADFTSFSFHAVKNFTTAEGGSATWKANPAIDDEEMYKEFQILSLHGQTKDALAKMQLGSWEYDIVTPAYKCNMTDIMASLGLVQLDRYPNLLQRRKDIVNRYDRGFAGSRIHPLAHKTNTVESSRHLYITHVEGASLEERNLIIQELAKAGIASNVHYKPLPLLTAYKNLGFDMANYPKAYAFFENEITLPLHTKLSDEEVDYIVKTLVRISEEILGSEKNHKKILTKSGQ
- a CDS encoding sugar transferase: MLKWEALPVEMKSSEVESYYQLVSKRKGSLIFKRCLDWILALILLILTSPVFLILSIWIKLDSKGPVIYKQERVTQYNRRFKIWKFRTMVTDADKKGSLVTSANDSRITKVGNFIRRVRLDELPQLVNVLKGEMSFVGTRPEVPRYTEQYSPEMMATLLLPAGITSPASIHYKDEDTIISQMTEKGLSVDQAYVEHVLPEKMRYNLAYLREFSFLGDIKIMFQTVFEVLK